The sequence TATTCTGTCATTAGTTCACTTGTTCTATGGCTTCCTAATTCCATTGTATGTTCGTATCATTCTGTCCTTTGTTGTTTTCATGGTAAACAGTGTCatattttggtttctttttccaTGATTCACTTGTCTTTATAATGACGCCgcagtttcttttgttttcccttGACACATAATTCATTCGTTACCATGATATGAGATATGGATGTGTATGGTTCTGTACAAGCAGCAGTTTACACCAGATAGATTTAAGAATCTTACGTAGTTATAATTTTCCAATAGAATTCCAGCTACGATGGAGGGCATTGAGCGTACGACGGAGAAGTCATCATCAAAGGCTTCTGGCAGCAAGCGCGGTACCCCTAACAAGCGATGGAAGGCTGAATATGATGCCTTCTTGATCCCAATTCTGGTGGAACAAGTACGAAAAGGGTTGAAATGTGACAAATCATTCAAACGAGCAGCATTTGTCTTTGCTGCTGTTGCTGTAAATGCTAGGTTTAATACTGAATTCAGTGCGGAGAATGTTGAAAATCATTATCGAACTTTGAAATCACGGTACGCAGAGATAAAGAAAGTGAGAGAACTCAGTGGTGCCGGATGGGATGATGCCACGAAGACCATCACCCTTGATCCCGTGGTTGCCTTAACATATATCGAGGTAACATGAACCGACTTTACATGTATTATTTGCATGATAGGAGCATGATTATATCTGTACCTTGTCGTGTATGGCACTGTAATATAGGCACACCCGGCAGCAAAGGCTTTCATAAACAAACCAATTGAGCATTATGAGTCATTGAGGGTTATATGTGGGGAGGACAATGCAACGGGCGTGTACGCGACGTCTGTGTTCGCTGATTTGGGAGAAAACTCAGAACACGAaggcaacaataacaacaactttGATGAAGAACCAATAGAACAACcaagtgatgatgatgctgatgcgAACTCTGCCCCACCTGCTGTCAGCAGCCCTGTCAGCATCCCTGCAACCTCATCAACACCAAGGTCTCAACGCTCAAGTAGGGGTTCCAAAAATCCTTCAATGATGGGTGATCTGATTGTTGTGGTGGGAGAAATGGCATCTGCTATTAAGAACCCCACACACTGGACAGAAAGCTTGTATGCCAAGGTTATGGAGGTTGATGGTTTTGAAAAGAAGGAACTTGTTCAGGTGTTTGATTTTCTGCAATTCCGTGAGATTGAGGCAAGAGGCTTCATGGTGAAGGACATGGACCTGAGGAAGGATTGGATAGAAACTTTTCTATCCAGGATGGTTTGATTTAGCACCTACTGCTTCGGCCTCACTTGACTGAACCCTGCTTCTAGTAACTAGTTATTTTATTGCATGGTTGTGCATTGCATGCATCAGGACTGCCTTATGTTTTGTGATGGGTGAACATAGCATTGGACACCTTGCTGTGGTTGCATCCAttcatgcatttcatgttttgtcTTTTGCTTTCATGTTTGACTGGACATGCTTATCTTTATGTTGCTCTGCATGGTTGGGATATATGTTTGTCTGTCACTATGGTTTTCTGGCTCttatttcctttgtttttgtgGATTTCATTTCAGGTAATGTAGGATGGCAATGATGAAAGGCAAATTGTGACATTGCACTGAGGCACTGTTCTCTAATATGACGCAAGAGTTTAAATTGGAGCGCAGGCGGGGCAAAATTGAGGGGCACTTCGATGCCAATCTTTTGCAGCCTTTGTGCATCTAATTTGCTTGAGTGTCAACGTAGCGTTACATTGTTGTTTTTAagcattatttgtattttaagggTTTcgtaagtattttattttttttcgcTTTAACCTCCTTTCCATgagattattttttcttaacgGATTTATACAAGCGTGGCGGGGCAATCAGGCGGCACAGAGTGCCACCATTGCAGCCACTTTATATAGGATTTGGTccctttggttgttttttttttcaagaacatgtgCCAATGAATGTGCTTAAATTGTTGCTATTGCTACCACCTGAGCCATGCCAAGCAAACACGAATTGCTTCGAAAGAAAGTCAATATTGAGGAACTGAAAAGGCATGTATTGGCACGTACGACAAGGTAGCATTTTTTTTCCAGTAAAATGCATCATACGAtgataattatttctttatcaatAATCTCGTAATCTTATATCCTTAACTGCGTCTAATTTTACACTTTTTGTCacagttatttttttcttctaatcatTGATTTGTTGATGCTTCAGTTGGTTGATATTTAATGAAGACATAGTTCGGAATTGCTTCAGTTGTAGAGGACCAGAGCAAATGGCAATGTTGTCAAACATGCCAGCCTGATAATCACATGTAGAtcttaaaattaattcattcaaACTTTATCCAGTACTACTTCTTTTGGTGTGTGCTCACTAGCACTTTCAATCAAAGGTATTTCTTATCAATTGTTTGATGAATTTCTTTCTCAAAGGTATCTCTGAAATATGTGGACATTTTGTTTTAAAGACTTCATA comes from Dioscorea cayenensis subsp. rotundata cultivar TDr96_F1 chromosome 15, TDr96_F1_v2_PseudoChromosome.rev07_lg8_w22 25.fasta, whole genome shotgun sequence and encodes:
- the LOC120277651 gene encoding uncharacterized protein At2g29880-like — translated: MEGIERTTEKSSSKASGSKRGTPNKRWKAEYDAFLIPILVEQVRKGLKCDKSFKRAAFVFAAVAVNARFNTEFSAENVENHYRTLKSRYAEIKKVRELSGAGWDDATKTITLDPVVALTYIEAHPAAKAFINKPIEHYESLRVICGEDNATGVYATSVFADLGENSEHEGNNNNNFDEEPIEQPSDDDADANSAPPAVSSPVSIPATSSTPRSQRSSRGSKNPSMMGDLIVVVGEMASAIKNPTHWTESLYAKVMEVDGFEKKELVQVFDFLQFREIEARGFMVKDMDLRKDWIETFLSRMV